In the genome of Pungitius pungitius chromosome 5, fPunPun2.1, whole genome shotgun sequence, the window GCTACGCAGCACAAGGTACGCCTCCAGCACAGCCGTCATTCCTTTGCACATGTTTGATAAATGCCCATGCAAAAGAAATTCATCATTGCAGCAGTACTAATAAACCAAGACAGATGAATAAATCCTGATCCGCTAAAAGTTTCCAATTACGTTTATTTGCACTTGCAAAGCAGCATAGAAAGAATGCATTCATGAGGCCAAAAATGCAGCACAAACAATGTGAAAGTTGTCGCACAAGCACGTTGGCGTTTATCTCGGTAAATGTGCGATGGTCTTGTATGTGTATCAACAATGGCTGGGACTGTTTAGAacaactcgggggggggggggtcccttaAGTACGTTGTCTTTTTAATTTCCGACTGTCACTCGTTGGGTCGGCGGTCCCTCAGAGAACCTGGAGCCGCACGCGGCGCCCCTGGAGATCGGCCACCCGGAGGTGGGGCGTTACTTCTCCGAGTTCGCCAACACCTACTACTTCGCCAACGAGGAGCTGCAGACGCGATACCCGGAGGACGTCGTGGAAACCCTGGGCGCCGTGCAGGAGCTGTACACGAGCCCGGGCCAAAGCCGCCCGCGGGCCGCCGCGCCCGTGTAGCCGCGACCCATCGCCCCGGGCGCCCACCCATCCTCGATTCACGGGGTCCACGATAACGGGACGTGTGCAGCGCAGCGGTACCAGTTTGAagcgttaaaaaaacaaaggcttAAAAGGAGAGGCTCCTGTCCGCCTCcgaaagagacaaaaaatacaaaataaaaaaagctgggAACATGCAGCCCAGAATTGTTACGGTTTCGATGCACACGTCCGTTGCAACAACAAAGACTCAAATCCAGTCCGGCCtggaaaaatgcaaaaaatgatgTGGACGAGTAAATTCAGGATGGGTACCTACGTGTTGTACATCTCCCCTTTTACCTAAAACCACGGAATGCTCCTTTTTAGCCAGAGCTCCCCAACCCTCGACCCCGACTGCCCAGCTCCCAACACCAGTGAAATAAGCCCCCAGCatataacaccccccccccgaccccccccccacagttaaAGACTGTACAGAAGAAACTTTGTAAATCGACTTCTACTTTTATTCCCCCAGCGTTTTCCTCACGTTTAATGCACTTACAAAAGTTAAACTTTCTCATTTATGGAtgatcttgtttgttttttttctcctgcgtATCTACAAGTGAAACGTGTGCTGGCTCATCGCTGCGTCGCTGAGCCGTTAATGGAGCAACAAAAGAAGAAcccaataacttaaaaacagaaatgactCGCGCGTTTGAGGAAGTtaccaaaaacaaataaagcgtCTCAACTTTTAAACTCCGCTTGTCTGCTGACTTATTTCGCCGAGCTAACTGACCATATTCCCTCATTAATATGATCACACATTCAAATGTACTGCAGAAAACCGTAAAGAAACCAAAAGACATCAATTACTGCCTTCATTATTTTTCTGAttatattgaaaaaaatatttgggtTTCATACAGATGCAAAATTAAGTTTAGATTCATACGAATTTAGGTATGAGTGAAATTAGCGACATTAGGCATTACTTGTGTATAATGGTGAGTTGCTATTAGATATATCAacctacaataataataataatatatcaacCTACttaaaataagtatatttaCAAGAATTAGATGTTCTACCATTTTATTTCCCGTGAATACAAGGATATCATTTGACACTATCGACAACTGTGGCGAGAATGTAACAAACCGAAAATCTGACATTTTTGGCACATGTAGTATATTTCGATATATTAGCAGTACAAGCAACCAATAAGCCGgtatatgtatttttatttcgcAAAAATCGGCACATATTTTTGGAAAATTCGCCAAAAATGTAGCCGAAAAAATTTGGTGACGTCTGCCGGGACGCACTTCGCGGTGCATCACGTGGCTGTAGCTCCCACTCCGACCACTAGGCGGCGAAAAGGAGCTTCCAACGGGATCCTGGTAAGTTTAAACTACGCATTAGTGGGCTGCATTTAGACCGGAAGCGGTTTGAGGCAAAGTTGTGAAACAGCTGTGaaacatcatcatttaaaatCTAAATCAGCTCTATTGATCTACAAAGTATGATTTAACGGAGCGCACATGTTCACAGTAGTAAAGTTATTAGATAAAGGCTGTTATAAGGACTTATGCTAATATAAATTGAGCTTTTGGGGAGTTATTTATAATAACAATCATTTCTTAGTTTTTAAGGTCGAAACTTTTATTGGCGGAGGACCTTCAAATCTGTTCATTCAATCACAGTAGAACGTCAACCCCCCCTCGTGCTTTACGCACAGGCTGCGTGGATTTAGGACGTCGAGGATGCCAAATAGTTCCGTGCGCGTgcagcgcgcgcgcgcgcgtagTGTTCGCGGCAGTCGGACCGGACGCGccggtggagcagcagcagcagcgatggGAGCTTCTCAGACGCGCTCGGAGCACCGGCACCAGGACCTGGCGGATAGAACCGGATGTGAGTATAAAGTAtaaagtgaccccccccccccccccctcgtgaacTTTTTAGTTTCGGGTTTTCAGAAGCAGTGGTTCCGCGCGCCAAAGTGGCGTTAAAGGGTCTTGTGGCGGAGGCTCGTTTGGCTCCGCGAGGAAATCAAGGATGAGCGAATGAAGGCATTAATTACTTCTGCACACATCCCGTCTTTATTGTGATGTgagtttattaaataaatgaaattgtgttttttagaaAATGGCAGGGTTTTTTAGAAATGGCAGGGTTCTGATTGCATGCAGAGTTTTTAGGATTTAATCCAAAGACTTTATTGACCTCCTCGGTGTGAGACTTTGAACTGTTTGTTATCGCCTTCATTTCCTTACGGTGGGACTTGGACCCCATTCCATTCTGgactcagagtgtgtgtgtgtgtgtgtgtgtgtggggggggctatTATGGTCACGTGGGTTCTTGACAATCTGCTGAAAAGTGACcttgcaatcacacacacacacacaccacataacaacactgttgttgtttttcttgctgatTGCTCCATGTCATTGCAGTTAGCTGGATGTTACACCGCCCTTTTTGACCAACACACTTGTCTGGCAAAACAAGTTAACCCAAACAGATTTGGGTGTGTAGGcctcgtggtgtgtgtgtgtgtgtgtgtgtgtgtgtgtgtgtgtgtgtgtgtgtgtgtggtcactaGTGCACAAAGTGGGTTAATGATTAAAGGGACTCTCCCCCGGACAACAGCGCTTTGTTTCTTCCATTAATCCAATAACAGGGAGAACTTGATTAGATTAAAAACAAGACGTCTCACGGACCTTCGAAAGAAAATCCAACAACGTGTGCTCCTACATTTTCAATAACCATCATCTTCTGTTAAAACAATTGATTGGATATCCCGAAGCCTTTTTGGAAGGTCGTGGactgtatttcttttatttgacgTACCTTTGTGTAATCTGtgtttgcttcttcttttttttaagtttcactGGAACAGATCAAAAACCTTCACAGAAGATTCCAGCAGCTGAGTGGGGATGAAGAAACAATAAGGTAATTTAAAAGAAGACTCTGCtggtgggccccccccccccccccactcgaaGTCGTACCTGCACGGTGACTGCAGCTATGCACCGTGCACCTTTctggcatcacacacacacacacacacacacacacacaagcggcaTGTGGCGACACGAGCCGGCAGCGCTAATGCCACAGCAGACGCGTTACGCAAATACAATAACGTCAATAAAGCACACAGCTGAGGCACAttgtgtacacacagacacacacacagacacacacacacaagccaaagTGGCACATTGGAAGTGAGCGATCACAGATTGCTTCCCTTTGAAAAGGGTTATTTATTCTCAGTTCCTCTTCTGGAAAGTTACCGTTGGTGCTGTGATTAACACTCTGCATTATTACATCACgctgatactttttttttttatataaatgtcTCGCCGCAGTAAAGAGAACCTGGAAAGCATACCGGCGCTCGCCAACAACCCGATCAGGAAGCAAATCATCGGCGCGTTCTTCGATAAAAGGTGAGCGTGGAGGTGTCGCCCCGTTTCACCTGCTGACGGCCCTGTCGGGGGTTTGGTCTGGATGGATCGAAAAGCAAGTTTGTATCAAAACGATCCGTGTAAAGTGGTCTTAACAGTCTTCGTAGTAAAAGCAAATAAGCAATAAGCAAATTGTGTAGTAAATATAACGTGTCAGAAAGAAACTTCCATCCTGTCAACAACAGCAGTAACATAGATTGTAAATTCATTGTGGAATAATACTGAATATAAGGGAATCATTTCATAAAACCCTCATTAGGCCAACTTCCAGTGCCTTTGCTAAATAAAGCTAAATGTCTTCCTTACAGACACAAGAGGGGGTCAACAGGTAATGTGCAGTGGGTCACCTCAACTATGAAAGGTTTTTGAGtagcatcgtttttttttttgtttttttttaatcagcaaaGCACAGCAGCTCAAGGGTTTATTCAGTGGCCTAAACTCAGCTGTACTGTGCAGTTCGGTGCCTTCAGCCTTCCGTTGAGGCCGATGAGAACAACACCGTGCTCGGATTAATTAGCATCAGGAAACAGCTCTTCGGATGACGGCTGATGATTGCAGCCTCTCTTCGGTAGACATAGAGTTTACCAGAGGGGACGCCATCCGACCCACGGTGTCCTCCTGGATCCGGCCCTTCAAACCACAACAAGACAAAACCGCGGCCTACACAACAACGCGTCTTTCTGACACCGTTCTATTTGCAGCTCGGCAAGTCGGGGGAAATACTTGTGGACCtataaaaagcccccccccccccccccttccctcactGCTTGAACTCTGTTCCACCTCCATGTCTCCtgtcctcgaccccccccccccccaggaaccAGAACCGGGACGAGGTGGGCTCCTGCGAGCAGATCGGCTTCGAGCAGTTCCTCATGGTCATGTCCCACTTCCGCCCCCCCAGCCTGAAGACCAcggcggaggagaaggaggcgatGAGGAGGGAGAAGCTCCGCTGTAAGGCGCCCCGGCTCATCGGACAAAACCAGAttccctccctgtgtgtgtgtgtgtgtgtgtgtgtgtgtgtgtgtgtgtttttgcgccTCGATTACACAACACCAGGAGAAAAAAAGTTACcttccgggagggggggggggacgtgagtGTCTCGTTTCACCGTCCTGTGGAGCTTCACAATTTGGCTCTTAGATTCCATGAGTCGGCTTTGAGATTCATTCCAGGGTAACCTCGGCTTCGTTGATTTGtttattcaaatgaaagaaggaaaaaaacacacacacacacacaaacgtacgTCCCCAGAAGGAGGATGTTGGACCTCCTGACCCGACCCGCGCTAATGAATCGTCAGAGGGTCCCCCCCGTCAGGTGTGCAGAGTGAAGCGGGCTAAGTGCAGGTGGCAGGAGGGGGGAGAttaggggggttggggggttggggggggcagtgcCAATTTGGTCATCCCGGGCAAAGCAAAACATCTACTTACCCGACTAATGGCCCCTTTCTCACAGGGGCAGAGAAAATAACAATTAAATCCACCGGTTAAGAGATGACTTTCCTGTTTAGTCACCAAACAGCTCGTGCACAACGTGTTCAGATCGCTTCTTCCAcccaaaaaagtgttttaagcCGGAGTCTAAACTTTTAAACGTTTAGTTTGTTTGTATCGATTCTCGTGCTTAATGATCCACTgccaaaaaaatgtgttaatatttCCTTGTTTTCTTATCAGTCTGTAATGAAAGCAAAAAGCAGTACTCTTACAACTTCCTTCTAGAATAAGGTGGAGTGGTGGACCTGAGTCCTGCTGACCTGAATGTGGTTCTGTTCCTCACCAGTTCTCTTCAACATGCACGACACGGACAATGATGGGACCATCACTCTGGTGGAGTACCGCAAGGCAAGATGACTTCATCTCATTTAAAGTGCAGCTTATGAATGAAAGACGTAGTGGAGATCGTGTAAAAGTCCTAATGTagaatattgaaaaaaagtcatgtaGAAGAAATACAAGTACGGGGTTTCCTACTATACAGAATTATATTTTCCGAATTTTATTTGAATGGCAAGCCattttttttgactttttttcaaatatttattactaTAACATTTTGACGTagcatattttttaaaacatatttgttaactttttctcaaATTTTTTTAACCAAACATAGTTGGACTTTAACGTAATATTTTTTATGTCACAAAAAAGCTATATAATAAAAAGTAGTACAGCATGATacaaaaaagtcattaaaaagtCTAGAATGCGTCTTACTGAAGAGCCTCCTCCTTGTTTTTAAAGGTAGTAGAAGAGCTTTTGTCCAAAAGCGGTGCCATCGAGGAGGAAACTGCCAAAGCCATCGCGGATGCTGCCATGTTGGAAGTGGCGAGCACCAACGTGCCCGCCATGGTAagggagcccccccaccccccccctctcaatcCTCACGGACGCATGTCTGCGGCCACTAAACAGTTCTGTCGCCGCTCCTCCTTTTCAGGGCCCAGATGACTTCTACGAAGGCATCACCTTTGAGCACTTTGAACAGGTTTGCTCCTCAgactcagttttttttttttttttggggggggggggggggggttgcggaaTCTAATATAACCCGATGCTTTCTCTTGTCACTTACTCACGAGGGCACTTTTTGTCATCTGCCCGCAGATTTTGAAGGGACTTGAAATGGAGACTCGGATGCACATTCGCTTCCTGGACGTAGACACCACCACGATGCGCTGTGGGAAGTTCACCTCTTGAAGTCGTCTTTGTGAAAGAATGCTTCCGTTTGTAGTTCCAAACGCTCGATGTGCACTAATACATTTCTGGATGGTGGTGAGAAGTAATTACAGTTATCTACCACCAGGTACACTTTTATACAAACTAAAACGACTAATACGTTGGGGTTAAAGGacgttatctctctctctctctctcttttttttaatcattgtgATCGCTATCCTCCTATTCGGGTTTAAAGCTAACAGCGCCGCGTTCTCCTGCTGCTACGTGAAGGACTCGTTGTGCTGCAGGCCAAAAGGTGCACGAGGAGTCGGACGCGCCTGGTGACGCCGCATTCCTCTGCACAGTCGACCGACCACTTCTGCCAGAAATCCAACACGCGTTCCTGGAAGGTGAACGATTACGGGCTTTGAACTCGAGTGTATTGAGGAAACGAATTGAAGGGATAATAACGAAAGAAATGCATGTGTAAGATCGTTTTTACAGAAACTTAATGACTGTACGAAAGAAGAATTTTTGGTAATGAGGTAAAAGGGGATTTTTAAAACGTGTTTTTATTGCTGTAATGTTTTACAGTGGTTTCTGTATAGAACCTGTATACaaaatttacattaaaaaaaaaaaaaagtcaagttgCCTGGTTTGACGAGTCGTTgaaaagaggtcagaggtcagagcggCGGGCGGGAGCCAGGCAGCCGGTCGTAAGGCACCGCCAGGCCGATGTTGTAGTTGTAGCCGGAGGACTCGACGTAGTCGGACCTGCAGATGGGCAGGATGTGATCCTGAGACAACGCGTCCTCCGAGAAGTCGTAATGGCAGATGACCCCCCTGTGCCTGAGGGGGCGACGGAAAGACGTAGAAGCAAATTGTAAAAGGTGCATTCCAAGAGCTCGTGAAGGCGGCTgtggaggaaagaagaagagcgGCGACCTGCGGTGAGCCGTGAGGTCGTCGTCCGTGATGCACGCCCCCCTCGGAGACTTGTCATCGGGGACGTTGGCCGTCACCAGGGTGCCGGCGTTGAAGCGCACGCGCCGCACGGGATGCCTGTGGCAGGACACGAGACACACCGTCAGTACAAAGATTCACCCGTGGAGTCTTTTAAATGGTCGACTTATATAGGATATTTAAACAGGAAACAACTGCACAAATTTCCACCTTTTGGGTACATAAttggtttcaaaataaaagcatggaCAAATATCgcttttttgaataaataagaCCATAATCTTATTTGTGTCACATGAATAAGAACCAATTATTTGTAGAAACCTTAATTCTCCTATTTTAAAAGCAGAAACTGTCTCATCAGCTGAGgtcgaggacccccccccccccccccccccacctgttgTGCATCTCCCACAGCTTCGCCCCCGTCCGCATCTCCCACACGCACACCAgtccctcgccgccgccgctgacCACCTTCCAGTCGTCCGCCTGCACCGCGGTGACGCCCAGGTGGTGGGCGTACAGGGACGCCACGGAGGAGCCTGCTCGCAGGTCAAACACCGTCACCCTGagtcgggggcggggggggggggaagaaagacgAGAAGTGAGCACAAGGGCCCGACTCACGGAGGCCATTTGGTGGATTTTTCGCCCCCCCCGGCGGAGGCGTCGGGCTGCGAGAGCGCAGAAGGGACGGAGCGGGCTGGTCAAAAGGCTGGATTCATccacacacaaaagaacactGTCCACCGGAGCCCTTCTGAGGGAAGCctgggacgggggggacggagacaaagagacgcCGAAGCACACGGCGACGGGTTCCCGACTGAAAATGAATCCAACGGCCCATCTGTCGCAGGGGTTTTATTCACCGCTCCAAACACAGAGTGACGCCGCGAGTGTCGGGATGAAACCGACGGAGGATgaagctgtgacatcacagacacaaatcaaacagcacaaaaaaaaggcgGCATATGAAAGTAACAGAAGAATGCAGAATACAAGTCAACAAGCACAAATGTTAACACAAATACATTGATCAtggttttttaaattgaatgattTTGTATAATTTTCTTTAATGACTTTTCCGTCCTTTCCCCAAAAACACGTCATTGCTGTAATTATTGGTATCAAATGATTTGTCTCCTcatcggggggggcggggggaaggAGCCCAGGGGACCTCCGGCTCCATCTGTCGTCATTGAGGCTTTATTGCAGCCGAACGCATCCAGGACACATGACTACATCGGGGCTCTCAGCCTTCCTCCGAAGACCTCATCACCATAATGAAATTCACTTGAGGGACTCAAACTGATTGCATCAcgcatttttttccccacatcCACAAAATTTAAAAGACTTTGCCAAGAATCGGAGCTAAACGGCTTAAACGGGCGCCGCGTCCTCGTCGTCGCCCGTTTGGTGACATCACGCGACGGAGGCGTTTAAACCGCGGGGGATCCATAAATCCAGTGTCTAGGTAAAATGGGCATTTTACCTcctttaaagttgttttttttataactcaGAATTGATTCAAAGTCTTTAAATATACATCTAATATCAAGACACCATTTTTGGATGAGCAGACTAGTTACACAGGACTCGTGCCACAGGTCCGGTCCAGCTGTAAAACTGTGTCCAAAATACGAGAAATTTGCTGGACGAGATGAAATCGTTTTGATTTGACAGGTGGTGCGAAGCGATTTCGGGGCATTCAGcttgaaaacatgaaaatctCCACGACATCGTTGTGCCTCTGGAGCCTCTGGATAAATCCTCCACTTCCCGAGGCCGGTAGAGTCACACCtgtagctcctcctcctctccgctgaCGGCATACAGCCAATCAGGGACCCCTCATTTGCTTCATGGATcccgacaaaaaaaaatagaagaaagaaaatatagaAAAGATGGATAAAAACTCTACAGGACAAAAAGAAGGGATGCATTAGGCTTTGGCCTTAAGCCACCCCTCCTTTTGTCTTCCCCCGCAAGGCATCGGGCCGGGGTCCAACGtgtatggtggggggggggggggggggtctctgagCACAGCTACACGCCCCAAGACCAAGAAATGGTGAGAGGAACCGCATGAAACAACCGTTCCctcaataataaacaaataaaaaaccccAACTGAAGCAGATCCTGAACAATACGGCGTGGTCTGCGTTCGGCTCGGAGCCAGATGGATCCGGTCGTGAATAGAAACAGGAGGCGCCGTCTCCTCCTGCCAGCTCGCGCTAACGAGCGCACAAAGGATGAGGGGCTCTTTTATGCGCCTTTCCTCATCCGGAGAGCCAGGTTAGCGAtgaggcgagtgtgtgtgtgtgtctgtgtgtgtgttgttgctgttgctgctgctggac includes:
- the tesca gene encoding tescalcin a isoform X2, encoding MVMSHFRPPSLKTTAEEKEAMRREKLRFLFNMHDTDNDGTITLVEYRKVVEELLSKSGAIEEETAKAIADAAMLEVASTNVPAMGPDDFYEGITFEHFEQILKGLEMETRMHIRFLDVDTTTMRCGKFTS
- the tesca gene encoding tescalcin a isoform X1, producing the protein MPNSSVRVQRARARSVRGSRTGRAGGAAAAAMGASQTRSEHRHQDLADRTGFSLEQIKNLHRRFQQLSGDEETISKENLESIPALANNPIRKQIIGAFFDKRNQNRDEVGSCEQIGFEQFLMVMSHFRPPSLKTTAEEKEAMRREKLRFLFNMHDTDNDGTITLVEYRKVVEELLSKSGAIEEETAKAIADAAMLEVASTNVPAMGPDDFYEGITFEHFEQILKGLEMETRMHIRFLDVDTTTMRCGKFTS